The Primulina eburnea isolate SZY01 chromosome 8, ASM2296580v1, whole genome shotgun sequence genome contains a region encoding:
- the LOC140839528 gene encoding 1,4-dihydroxy-2-naphthoyl-CoA thioesterase 1-like, whose protein sequence is MNPPPPPTGGRPNTEILDAPLHAIGFEIDDLSPRKVSGHLLVTSKCCQPFKMLHGGVSALIAEALASMGAHLASGLQRVAGIQLSINYLKSAQLGDFVIAEATPVNIGKTIQVWEVQLSKCDPSIPENKTLIASSRVTLFCNMRIPESVKDAPEKFRAYAKL, encoded by the exons ATGAACCCACCACCGCCACCTACCGGAGGACGACCAAATACAGAAATTTTGGATGCTCCGCTTCACGCAATTGGATTTGAAATAGATGACCTTTCACCTCGCAAAGTTTCAGGCCACCTTCTGGTCACTTCAAAGTGTTGTCAG CCATTCAAGATGCTGCATGGTGGGGTCTCGGCTCTGATAGCTGAGGCTCTCGCAAGCATGGGAGCTCACCTTGCATCAGGGCTGCAGAGAGTGGCTGGGATACAACTCAGCATCAACTATTTAAAGAGCGCGCAGTTAGGAGACTTTGTCATTGCTGAGGCTACACCAGTCAACATTGGCAAAACCATTCag GTATGGGAGGTGCAACTTTCGAAATGTGATCCCTCCATTCCTGAGAATAAAACACTAATTGCATCCTCAAGAGTTACTCTTTTTTGCAACATGCGTATACCTGAATCTGTTAAGGACGCACCTGAAAAGTTCAGAGCATATGCGAAATTATAA